From Mycobacterium lacus, one genomic window encodes:
- the gap gene encoding type I glyceraldehyde-3-phosphate dehydrogenase — protein MTVRVGINGFGRIGRNFYRALLAQQEQGTADIEVVAVNDITDNSTLAHLLKFDSILGRLPQDVSLEGEDTIVVGPAKIKALEVREGPAAMPWGDLGVDVVVESTGLFTNAAKAKGHLAAGAKKVIISAPATDEDITIVLGVNDDKYDGSQNIISNASCTTNCLAPLAKVLDDEFGIVRGLMTTIHAYTQDQNLQDGPHKDLRRARAAALNIVPTSTGAAKAIGLVMPQLKGKLDGYALRVPIPTGSVTDLTADLSKSASVDEINAAFKAAAEGRLKGILKYYDAPIVSSDIVTDPHSSIFDSGLTKVIDDQAKVVSWYDNEWGYSNRLIDLVALVGKSL, from the coding sequence GTGACGGTCCGAGTGGGTATCAACGGCTTCGGTCGTATCGGACGCAACTTCTACCGGGCTTTATTGGCTCAACAGGAGCAGGGGACCGCCGACATCGAGGTGGTGGCTGTCAACGACATCACCGACAACAGCACGCTGGCTCACCTGCTCAAATTCGACTCTATCCTGGGCCGGCTGCCGCAGGACGTCAGCCTGGAAGGCGAAGACACCATCGTGGTGGGCCCCGCGAAAATCAAGGCGCTCGAGGTCAGGGAGGGTCCGGCGGCGATGCCGTGGGGTGATCTGGGCGTCGACGTCGTCGTCGAATCCACCGGCCTGTTCACCAACGCGGCCAAGGCCAAAGGCCACCTGGCGGCCGGCGCCAAGAAAGTGATCATCTCCGCACCCGCCACCGACGAGGACATCACCATCGTCCTGGGCGTCAACGACGACAAGTACGACGGCAGCCAGAACATCATCTCCAACGCGTCGTGCACGACGAATTGCCTTGCGCCGCTCGCCAAGGTGCTCGACGATGAGTTCGGCATCGTCAGGGGTTTGATGACCACCATCCACGCCTACACGCAGGACCAGAACCTGCAGGACGGGCCGCACAAGGACCTGCGCCGGGCCCGCGCCGCCGCCCTGAATATCGTGCCGACCTCCACCGGGGCGGCCAAGGCCATCGGCCTGGTGATGCCCCAGCTGAAGGGCAAGCTGGACGGTTACGCCCTGCGGGTGCCGATCCCCACCGGCTCGGTGACCGACCTGACCGCCGACCTGTCCAAATCGGCCAGCGTCGATGAGATCAACGCGGCCTTCAAGGCTGCCGCCGAGGGCAGGCTGAAGGGCATCCTGAAGTACTACGACGCGCCGATCGTCTCGAGCGACATCGTTACCGACCCGCACAGCTCGATCTTCGACTCCGGTCTGACCAAAGTGATCGACGACCAGGCCAAGGTGGTGTCGTGGTACGACAACGAGTGGGGCTACTCCAACCGGCTTATCGACCTGGTCGCGCTGGTCGGCAAGTCGCTCTAG
- a CDS encoding phosphoglycerate kinase — MTVHNLKDLLAEGVSGRSVLVRSDLNVPLEDGAISDPGRITASVPTLKALLEAGAKVVVTAHLGRPKDGPDPQLSLAPVAAALREQLGRHVQLAGDVVGADALARAEGLTDGDILMLENIRFDPRETSKDDDQRLALARQLAELVSPGGAFVSDGFGVVHRKQASVYDVATLLPHYAGTLVADEILVLEQLTSSTQRPYAVVLGGSKVSDKLGVIESLATKADSIVIGGGMCFTFLAAQGLSVGKSLLEDDMIETCRRLLDTYADVLRLPVDLVVTERFAADSPPRTVAADAIPDDLMGLDIGPGSIKRFATLLSNARTVFWNGPMGVFEFPAYAAGTRGVAEAIVAATGKGAFSVVGGGDSAAAVRALDIPETAFSHISTGGGASLEYLEGKTLPGIEVLGRAQPNEGDM; from the coding sequence GTGACGGTACACAACCTCAAAGACCTTCTGGCGGAGGGTGTTTCGGGTCGCAGCGTGCTGGTGCGCTCCGACCTGAATGTCCCGCTGGAGGACGGCGCGATCAGCGACCCCGGCCGGATCACGGCGTCGGTGCCGACATTGAAGGCGCTGCTCGAGGCCGGCGCCAAGGTGGTGGTCACCGCGCACCTGGGTCGTCCCAAGGACGGGCCCGACCCGCAGCTGTCGCTGGCACCGGTCGCCGCCGCGCTGCGCGAGCAATTGGGCCGGCACGTGCAGTTGGCCGGCGATGTCGTCGGCGCCGACGCGCTGGCCCGTGCCGAGGGCCTGACCGACGGCGACATCCTGATGCTGGAGAACATCCGTTTCGATCCGCGCGAGACCAGCAAGGACGATGACCAGCGCCTCGCCCTGGCCAGGCAGCTAGCCGAATTGGTCAGTCCGGGAGGAGCTTTCGTTTCCGACGGCTTCGGGGTGGTGCACCGCAAGCAAGCCTCGGTCTACGACGTCGCCACCCTGCTGCCGCACTACGCCGGCACGCTGGTCGCCGACGAGATCCTGGTGCTGGAGCAGCTGACCAGCTCGACCCAGCGGCCGTACGCGGTGGTGCTCGGCGGATCAAAGGTATCCGACAAGCTCGGCGTCATCGAGTCGCTGGCGACAAAAGCCGACAGCATCGTAATCGGCGGCGGCATGTGCTTCACATTCCTTGCCGCGCAGGGCCTTTCGGTTGGCAAATCGCTGCTGGAAGACGACATGATCGAAACCTGCCGCAGGCTGCTGGACACCTATGCCGACGTGCTCCGGCTGCCCGTCGACCTGGTAGTGACGGAAAGGTTCGCCGCCGATTCGCCGCCGCGGACGGTGGCCGCTGACGCCATCCCGGACGACTTGATGGGCCTGGACATCGGCCCGGGATCGATCAAACGGTTCGCCACCCTGCTGTCCAACGCCAGGACCGTCTTCTGGAACGGCCCGATGGGCGTTTTCGAATTTCCCGCCTATGCGGCGGGCACCAGAGGGGTCGCAGAAGCGATCGTCGCCGCGACCGGTAAAGGCGCGTTCAGCGTGGTCGGCGGCGGTGACTCCGCGGCCGCGGTGCGTGCGCTCGACATCCCCGAGACAGCCTTCTCGCACATATCCACCGGGGGCGGCGCATCGCTGGAATACCTCGAGGGCAAGACGCTGCCTGGCATCGAGGTGCTCGGTCGTGCACAGCCAAACGAAGGAGACATGTGA
- the tpiA gene encoding triose-phosphate isomerase has translation MSRKPLIAGNWKMNLNHFEAIALVQKIAFSLPDKYYDKVDVTVIPPFTDLRSVQTLVDGDKLRLTYGAQDLSPHDSGAYTGDISGVFLAKLGCSYVVVGHSERRTYHNEDDALVAAKATAALRNDLTPIVCIGEHLDVREAGNHVSHNVEQLRGSLAGLSAEQIGSVVIAYEPVWAIGTGRVASAADAQQVCAAIRQELASLASSRIAETVRVLYGGSVNAKNIGEIVAQDDVDGGLVGGASLDGEQFATLAAIAAGGPLP, from the coding sequence GTGAGCCGCAAGCCGCTGATAGCCGGCAACTGGAAGATGAACCTCAATCACTTCGAGGCGATCGCGCTGGTGCAGAAGATCGCGTTCTCCTTGCCGGACAAGTACTACGACAAGGTCGACGTCACGGTCATCCCGCCGTTCACCGACTTGCGCAGCGTGCAAACCCTGGTCGACGGCGACAAGCTGCGGTTGACCTATGGGGCGCAGGACTTGTCGCCACACGACTCCGGTGCCTACACCGGTGATATCAGTGGGGTCTTCCTGGCCAAGCTGGGCTGCAGCTACGTTGTCGTCGGGCATTCCGAGCGGCGCACGTACCACAACGAGGATGACGCGCTGGTGGCCGCCAAGGCCACCGCCGCGCTGCGGAACGACCTGACCCCGATCGTCTGCATCGGTGAGCACCTCGACGTCCGTGAGGCGGGAAATCACGTGAGCCACAACGTCGAACAGCTGCGCGGCTCGCTGGCCGGATTGTCCGCCGAGCAGATCGGCTCCGTCGTCATCGCCTACGAGCCGGTCTGGGCGATCGGCACCGGGCGGGTGGCCAGCGCCGCCGACGCTCAGCAGGTGTGCGCGGCGATCCGCCAGGAGCTGGCGTCGCTGGCGTCATCGAGGATCGCCGAAACGGTGCGGGTGCTCTACGGCGGCTCGGTGAACGCGAAAAACATCGGCGAGATCGTCGCCCAGGACGACGTCGACGGCGGCCTGGTCGGGGGAGCGTCGCTGGATGGGGAACAGTTCGCGACGCTGGCGGCCATCGCCGCTGGCGGGCCGTTGCCGTAG
- the secG gene encoding preprotein translocase subunit SecG: MELALQITLVITSVLVVLLVLLHRAKGGGLSTLFGGGVQSSLSGSTVVEKNLDRLTLFITGIWLVSIIGIALLIKYR, encoded by the coding sequence ATGGAATTGGCGCTGCAGATCACCCTGGTGATCACCAGTGTGCTGGTGGTGTTGCTGGTGCTGCTGCACCGTGCGAAGGGGGGTGGCCTGTCGACGCTGTTCGGCGGCGGTGTGCAGTCAAGCCTGTCCGGGTCGACGGTGGTGGAGAAGAACCTCGACCGGTTGACGCTGTTCATCACCGGCATCTGGCTGGTGTCCATCATCGGTATTGCGCTACTGATCAAATACCGCTGA
- the ppc gene encoding phosphoenolpyruvate carboxylase, which yields MVEVSDTALEPIGDVHRTRLGREATEPMRADIRLLGGILGDTVREQSGEEVFDLVERARVASFRVRRSEIDRAEMSRMFHRIDIREAIPVIRAFSHFALLANVAEDIHRGRRRAIHVAAGEPPQDSSLAATYMKLDLAQLDSATVAEALKGALVSPVITAHPTETRRRTVFVTQHRITELMRLHAEGHTETDSGRSIELELRRHVLTLWQTALIRLSRLQISDEIAVGLRLYPSAFFEVIPQVNAEVREALRARWPDAHLPSEPILQPGSWIGGDRDGNPNVTADVVRLATGAAAFTALAHYLSELTDLEQELSMSARLITVTPALAALAGGCQEQARADEPYRRALRVIRGRLTATAAEILDRQPQHQLDLGLPRYSTPAELRADLDVVDASLRTHGAGLLADDRLALLREGVHVFGFHLCGLDMRQNSDVHEKVVGELLAWAGVHPDYSSLPEDERVALLVAELGTRRPLVGDRARLSELARSELDIVAAAAHAVEIYGPASVPNYVVSMCRSVSDVLEAAILLKEAGLLDASGPQPYCPVGISPLFETIEDLHNGATILQAMLDLPLYRALVAARGESQEVMLGYSDSNKDGGYLAANWAVYRAELALVETARKTGIRLRLFHGRGGTVGRGGGPSYQAILAQPPGAVNGSLRLTEQGEVIAAKYAEPQLARRNLESLLAATLESTLLDVEGLGDGAEPAYAVLDEVAMLAQRAYAELVHETPGFVEYFKASTPVSEIGSLNIGSRPTSRKPTASIADLRAIPWVLAWSQSRVMLPGWYGTGSAFEQWIAAGPESEADRLQTLHDLYQRWPFFRSVLSNMAQVLAKSDLGLAARYAELVADESLRRRVFDKIVDEHHRTIAMYKRITGHDDLLADNPALARSVFNRFPYLEPLNHLQVELLRRYRSGEDDELVQRGILLTMNGLASALRNSG from the coding sequence ATGGTCGAGGTCTCCGATACCGCGCTGGAACCCATCGGCGATGTCCACCGGACCCGCCTCGGGCGCGAGGCGACCGAGCCGATGCGCGCCGACATCAGGCTGCTGGGCGGCATCCTCGGCGACACCGTGCGCGAGCAGAGCGGTGAGGAGGTTTTCGACCTCGTCGAGCGGGCCAGGGTGGCGTCTTTCCGGGTGCGTCGCTCCGAGATCGACCGGGCCGAGATGTCGCGGATGTTCCACCGCATCGACATCCGCGAGGCGATTCCGGTCATCAGGGCGTTCAGCCATTTCGCGCTGCTGGCCAATGTCGCCGAGGACATTCACCGGGGAAGGCGCCGCGCCATCCACGTGGCAGCCGGGGAGCCGCCGCAGGACAGCAGCCTGGCCGCCACATACATGAAACTCGATCTGGCGCAATTGGATTCGGCTACGGTTGCCGAGGCCCTAAAGGGTGCGCTGGTTTCGCCGGTGATCACCGCCCATCCCACCGAGACCCGGCGCCGCACCGTTTTCGTCACCCAGCACCGGATCACCGAGTTGATGCGGCTCCACGCGGAGGGGCACACCGAAACCGATAGCGGCCGGAGCATCGAACTCGAATTGCGCCGACACGTCCTCACCCTGTGGCAGACCGCGCTGATCCGGCTCTCTCGACTGCAGATCAGCGACGAGATCGCGGTCGGGTTGCGGCTGTACCCGTCGGCGTTCTTCGAGGTGATCCCGCAGGTCAATGCGGAGGTCCGGGAAGCATTGCGGGCACGCTGGCCGGACGCCCACCTGCCGTCCGAACCGATCCTGCAACCGGGTTCCTGGATCGGCGGTGACCGCGACGGAAACCCGAACGTGACGGCCGACGTGGTGCGGTTGGCCACCGGCGCCGCGGCGTTCACCGCGCTGGCGCACTACCTGTCCGAACTCACCGACCTCGAGCAGGAGCTGTCGATGTCGGCCCGGCTGATCACGGTCACCCCCGCACTGGCCGCGCTGGCCGGCGGCTGCCAGGAGCAAGCCCGCGCCGACGAGCCGTACCGGCGGGCATTGCGGGTGATCCGCGGCCGGCTCACCGCCACCGCCGCCGAAATACTGGACCGCCAACCGCAACACCAGCTTGACCTGGGCCTGCCACGGTATTCCACGCCCGCCGAGCTGCGGGCCGATCTCGACGTCGTCGATGCCTCGCTGCGCACCCACGGCGCCGGGCTGTTGGCCGACGATCGGCTGGCCCTGCTGCGCGAAGGCGTGCACGTCTTCGGCTTCCATCTGTGTGGCCTGGATATGCGGCAAAACTCCGACGTGCACGAAAAAGTGGTCGGCGAGCTGCTGGCGTGGGCGGGTGTACACCCGGACTACAGCTCGTTGCCGGAAGACGAACGGGTTGCGCTGCTGGTTGCCGAACTGGGCACCCGGCGGCCGCTGGTCGGGGACCGTGCGCGGCTGTCCGAGCTGGCCCGTAGCGAGCTGGACATCGTCGCGGCGGCCGCGCACGCGGTCGAGATCTACGGTCCCGCCTCGGTGCCCAACTACGTCGTCTCGATGTGCCGTTCCGTGTCGGACGTGCTGGAGGCCGCGATCCTGCTGAAGGAGGCCGGCCTGTTGGACGCCTCCGGGCCGCAGCCCTACTGCCCCGTGGGCATCTCCCCACTGTTCGAGACGATCGAGGATCTGCATAACGGGGCGACGATTCTGCAAGCGATGCTGGACCTTCCGCTCTACCGAGCGCTGGTGGCTGCGCGCGGCGAATCCCAAGAGGTGATGCTCGGCTACTCCGACTCCAACAAGGACGGCGGGTACCTGGCCGCCAACTGGGCGGTCTACCGGGCGGAGCTCGCCCTGGTCGAAACCGCCCGGAAGACCGGAATTCGGTTGCGGCTCTTTCACGGTCGCGGCGGCACCGTCGGCCGCGGCGGCGGTCCCAGCTACCAGGCCATCCTGGCCCAGCCGCCGGGAGCGGTGAACGGCTCATTGCGGCTCACCGAGCAGGGCGAGGTCATCGCCGCGAAATACGCCGAACCACAGTTGGCGCGCCGCAACCTGGAGAGCCTGCTGGCCGCCACCCTGGAATCGACGCTGCTGGATGTCGAGGGCCTTGGTGACGGGGCGGAGCCGGCCTACGCCGTGCTCGACGAGGTGGCCATGCTGGCGCAGCGGGCGTACGCCGAATTAGTCCATGAGACACCGGGTTTCGTCGAATACTTCAAGGCCTCCACGCCGGTCAGCGAGATCGGGTCGCTGAACATCGGCAGCCGGCCGACCTCACGCAAGCCCACCGCCTCGATTGCGGATTTGCGCGCCATCCCGTGGGTGCTGGCGTGGAGCCAGTCGCGGGTGATGCTCCCCGGCTGGTACGGCACCGGCTCCGCGTTCGAGCAGTGGATCGCGGCGGGCCCCGAAAGCGAAGCCGACCGGCTTCAGACGCTGCACGACCTGTATCAACGGTGGCCGTTTTTTCGCAGCGTGTTGTCGAACATGGCGCAGGTATTGGCCAAGAGCGACCTGGGCCTGGCGGCCCGTTATGCCGAGCTGGTGGCCGACGAATCGTTGCGGCGCAGGGTGTTTGACAAGATCGTCGACGAGCATCACCGAACGATAGCCATGTATAAACGCATCACGGGCCACGACGACCTGCTGGCCGACAACCCGGCCCTGGCGCGTTCGGTGTTCAACCGCTTCCCGTATCTCGAACCCCTGAATCACCTTCAGGTGGAGTTGCTGCGCCGCTACCGCTCCGGCGAGGACGACGAGCTGGTGCAGCGCGGCATCCTGCTGACGATGAACGGGCTGGCGAGCGCGCTCAGAAACAGCGGCTAG
- a CDS encoding ATPase, translated as MTVMADKTVRSTPVRSRMKTLTQAALNADRTVEQVEDVLDGLGKTMVELNSSLSALNSTVERLEGGLDHLEGTLHSLDDLAKRLTTVVEPVEAIIERIDYIVSLGETVMTPLSATEHAVRGVLDRLRNRTVR; from the coding sequence ATGACCGTCATGGCAGATAAGACCGTGCGCAGCACGCCCGTGCGAAGCCGGATGAAGACCCTCACCCAGGCAGCGTTGAACGCCGACAGGACGGTGGAGCAGGTCGAAGACGTGCTTGACGGCCTGGGCAAAACCATGGTGGAGCTGAACAGCTCGCTGTCGGCCTTGAACTCCACGGTGGAACGCCTCGAGGGCGGCCTGGATCATCTGGAGGGCACGCTGCACAGCCTGGACGATCTCGCCAAGCGGTTGACCACGGTGGTAGAGCCGGTGGAGGCCATCATCGAGCGGATCGACTACATCGTGAGCTTGGGCGAGACGGTGATGACGCCGCTGTCGGCCACCGAGCATGCGGTGCGCGGCGTGCTGGACAGGCTCCGTAATCGGACGGTGCGCTAG
- the pgl gene encoding 6-phosphogluconolactonase → MSTSIEIFPDSDRLVGAAGDRLIETIQAAVTARGRALIVLTGGGNGTALLRHLGTRRRLIDWSKVHVFWGDERYLPEDDAERNDRQAREALLNHIDIPASHVHSMAASDGEFGADLDAAALAYAQLLAANAEPGDPAPNFDVHLLGVGPEGHVNSLFPHTPAVRETTRMVVAVADSPKPPPQRISLTLPAIQRSREVWMMVSGAAKADAVAAAIGGADPVSVPAAGAIGRETTLWLLDEGAAARLSRQPHRGDNDRHGR, encoded by the coding sequence TTGAGCACGAGCATCGAGATCTTCCCGGATAGCGACCGCCTGGTCGGCGCCGCTGGCGACAGGCTGATCGAGACGATCCAGGCCGCCGTGACGGCCAGGGGGCGAGCCCTGATCGTGCTGACCGGCGGCGGCAACGGCACCGCGCTGCTAAGGCATCTCGGCACGCGGCGCCGGCTGATCGACTGGTCCAAGGTGCATGTGTTCTGGGGCGACGAACGCTACCTCCCGGAAGATGACGCCGAGCGCAACGATCGGCAAGCGCGCGAAGCTCTACTGAACCACATCGACATCCCTGCCAGCCACGTTCACTCGATGGCCGCCAGCGACGGCGAATTCGGCGCCGATCTGGACGCCGCGGCACTGGCCTACGCACAGCTGCTGGCCGCCAACGCCGAACCGGGCGATCCCGCACCGAACTTCGATGTCCACCTGCTGGGAGTGGGGCCCGAGGGCCACGTCAACTCGCTGTTCCCGCACACCCCGGCCGTGCGCGAGACTACCCGCATGGTCGTTGCCGTCGCAGACTCCCCGAAGCCACCACCACAACGAATCAGCTTGACGTTGCCGGCAATCCAGCGGTCGCGCGAGGTTTGGATGATGGTGTCGGGCGCGGCGAAGGCCGACGCGGTGGCCGCCGCGATCGGTGGTGCGGATCCGGTTTCGGTGCCGGCCGCCGGAGCCATCGGGCGCGAGACCACGCTGTGGCTGCTGGACGAGGGCGCCGCGGCAAGGCTATCTCGCCAGCCCCATCGGGGTGATAATGACCGTCATGGCAGATAA
- the opcA gene encoding glucose-6-phosphate dehydrogenase assembly protein OpcA — protein MIVDMPDTTTTAVNKKLDELREKIGAVTMGRVLTLIIVPDSDNVLEESIDAANGASHEHPSRIIVAMRGDPYADEARLDAQLRVGADAGAGEVVVLRLSGPLSGHADSVVIPFLLPDIPVVAWWPDIAPAVPAQDPLGKLAIRRITDATNGIDPLSAIKSRLPGYTDGDTDLAWSRITYWRALLTSAVDQPPHEPIDSALVSGLKTEPALDILAGWLASRIDGPVRRAVGELKVELVRRSETIVLSRPQEGVTATLRRTARPDALVPLARRLTGECLAEDLRRLDPDEIYLAALEGIKKVQYV, from the coding sequence GTGATCGTCGACATGCCCGACACCACCACCACGGCGGTCAACAAGAAACTCGACGAGCTGCGGGAAAAAATCGGTGCCGTCACGATGGGCCGGGTGCTGACCCTGATCATCGTGCCGGACAGCGACAATGTGCTCGAAGAGTCCATTGATGCGGCCAACGGCGCCAGCCATGAACATCCCAGCCGGATCATCGTCGCGATGAGGGGCGATCCGTATGCCGACGAAGCGCGCTTGGATGCACAGCTGCGAGTCGGTGCCGACGCCGGCGCCGGGGAGGTCGTAGTGCTGCGGCTGTCCGGACCTCTCTCCGGCCACGCCGACAGCGTCGTCATCCCCTTCCTGCTTCCCGACATTCCCGTGGTGGCATGGTGGCCCGACATTGCTCCGGCGGTGCCGGCCCAAGACCCGCTGGGCAAGTTGGCAATTCGGCGCATCACCGACGCCACCAATGGCATCGATCCGTTGTCGGCAATCAAGAGCCGGCTACCCGGGTACACCGACGGCGACACCGACCTGGCCTGGAGTCGCATCACCTACTGGCGAGCGCTGCTGACCTCCGCCGTCGACCAGCCGCCCCACGAACCGATCGACTCGGCCCTGGTTTCCGGGTTGAAGACCGAGCCTGCGCTCGACATCCTGGCGGGTTGGCTGGCCAGCCGGATCGACGGACCCGTGCGCCGGGCGGTCGGCGAACTTAAAGTCGAGTTGGTGCGCAGAAGCGAGACCATCGTCCTAAGCCGGCCCCAGGAGGGGGTCACGGCAACCCTGCGCCGAACGGCTCGGCCCGATGCCCTGGTTCCGTTGGCGCGCAGGTTAACCGGGGAGTGCCTGGCCGAAGACCTGCGGCGGCTGGATCCCGACGAGATCTACCTCGCCGCACTCGAAGGGATCAAGAAGGTGCAGTACGTTTGA
- the zwf gene encoding glucose-6-phosphate dehydrogenase, with protein sequence MSHSSPTQWHNPLRDKRDKRLPRIAGPCSMVIFGVTGDLARKKVMPAVYDLANRGLLPPTFSLVGFARRDWDTEDFGEVVYQAVKEHCRTPFRQHNWDRLAEGFRFVPGAFDDDEAFARLAETLEKLDAERGTGGNHAFYLAIPPKSFPVVCEQLHKSGLARPQGDRWSRVVIEKPFGHDLESARELNKAVNAVFPEEAVFRIDHYLGKETVQNILALRFANQLFDPIWNAHYVDHVQVTMAEDIGLGGRAGYYDGIGAARDVIQNHLMQLLALTAMEEPVSFNPAALQAEKIKVLSATRLAEPLDETTSRGQYAAGWQGGEKVVGLLDEEGFAKDSTTETFAAITLEVDTRRWAGVPFYLRTGKRLGRRVTEIALVFKRAPHLPFDATMTDELGTNAMVIRVQPDEGITLRFGSKVPGSAMEVRDVNMDFSYGSAFAEDSPEAYERLILDVLLGEPSLFPVNAEVELAWEILDPALDYWASHGKPDPYEAGTWGPESSFEMLRRTGREWRRP encoded by the coding sequence ATGAGCCATTCTTCGCCCACACAGTGGCACAACCCGCTGCGCGACAAACGGGACAAGCGGCTACCCAGAATCGCCGGCCCCTGCAGCATGGTGATTTTCGGCGTCACCGGCGACCTGGCCCGCAAGAAGGTGATGCCTGCCGTTTACGACCTGGCCAACCGCGGGCTGCTGCCACCCACGTTCTCCCTCGTGGGGTTCGCCCGCCGCGATTGGGACACAGAGGATTTCGGCGAGGTCGTGTACCAAGCCGTCAAAGAACACTGCCGGACACCGTTTCGGCAGCATAACTGGGACCGGCTGGCCGAGGGATTCCGTTTCGTACCAGGCGCTTTCGATGACGACGAGGCGTTCGCCCGGCTCGCCGAAACGCTGGAGAAGCTGGACGCCGAGCGCGGCACCGGTGGCAACCACGCCTTCTACCTGGCGATCCCGCCCAAGTCCTTTCCGGTGGTGTGTGAACAGCTGCACAAGTCGGGACTGGCCCGCCCGCAAGGCGACCGGTGGAGTCGGGTGGTGATCGAGAAGCCGTTCGGCCACGACCTGGAAAGCGCGCGGGAGCTGAACAAGGCGGTCAACGCCGTCTTCCCGGAGGAAGCGGTCTTCCGCATCGACCACTACCTGGGCAAAGAAACGGTGCAGAACATCCTGGCCTTGCGGTTCGCCAATCAGCTGTTCGACCCGATCTGGAACGCGCACTACGTCGACCACGTTCAAGTCACCATGGCCGAGGACATCGGACTCGGCGGACGCGCCGGCTATTACGACGGCATCGGCGCGGCGCGTGATGTCATCCAAAACCACCTGATGCAACTGCTGGCGCTCACCGCGATGGAGGAGCCCGTCAGCTTCAACCCGGCCGCATTGCAGGCCGAGAAGATCAAAGTGCTGTCGGCGACCCGACTCGCGGAGCCGCTCGACGAGACCACCAGCCGTGGCCAGTACGCCGCCGGCTGGCAGGGCGGGGAGAAGGTCGTCGGGCTGCTCGACGAAGAGGGGTTCGCCAAGGACTCCACCACCGAGACGTTCGCCGCGATCACGCTCGAGGTCGACACCCGCCGGTGGGCGGGCGTGCCGTTCTACCTGCGTACCGGAAAACGTTTGGGCCGCAGGGTGACCGAGATCGCCCTGGTGTTCAAGCGCGCGCCGCACCTGCCATTCGACGCAACCATGACCGACGAGCTCGGCACCAACGCGATGGTGATCAGGGTGCAGCCCGACGAAGGAATCACGTTGCGGTTCGGGTCCAAGGTCCCGGGCAGCGCGATGGAAGTCCGCGACGTCAACATGGACTTCTCCTACGGCTCGGCGTTCGCCGAGGATTCGCCAGAGGCCTACGAGCGGCTGATCCTTGACGTGCTGCTCGGCGAGCCGTCCCTGTTTCCGGTCAATGCGGAGGTCGAATTGGCTTGGGAAATACTCGATCCCGCGCTCGACTACTGGGCGTCACACGGCAAACCCGACCCCTATGAGGCGGGCACCTGGGGCCCGGAGTCGTCCTTCGAAATGCTGCGCCGCACCGGCCGGGAATGGCGGCGGCCGTGA